The following proteins are co-located in the Brevibacillus laterosporus DSM 25 genome:
- a CDS encoding HD-GYP domain-containing protein codes for MPVCQIKHIPVGSRLTEDVHTPLGGLLFTRGTVIEDREIEILDAFMIEEVLIEALTDGTVIIEGLVDAKKQTSVGGKEKSKPTRKRHTDSGFVEHMEKAVSSFKNLFQHVQGGQSIPVLEVRNVMTTLLKEIEEQSNLLFILKKADNPNNYLYEHCVGVGLLSYIMAKWMKLPEKEWMQVALAGVLMDIGKTKVDHKILWKSGKLTPSEFEEMKKHTVYGYELIKSAQGLTQGVGLAALQHHEREDGSGYPFGIKGDKIHIYSKIIAVADMYHAMCSDRLHQKATSPFLVVEQLLQDSFGKLDPKVVRVFVNGITQFSIGSKVELSDGTVGKVVFINQNYPTRPMVEINQSIINLADKRNVWIVKALV; via the coding sequence ATGCCTGTTTGTCAGATTAAACACATACCGGTAGGATCTCGTTTAACGGAAGATGTTCATACACCGTTAGGAGGATTACTTTTTACAAGAGGAACGGTTATAGAAGACAGAGAAATAGAAATTTTAGATGCTTTTATGATTGAAGAGGTTCTTATTGAAGCTTTAACGGATGGAACTGTTATTATAGAAGGGCTTGTCGATGCCAAAAAACAGACATCAGTGGGGGGCAAAGAGAAAAGTAAGCCTACAAGGAAGCGACACACAGATTCAGGGTTTGTGGAACATATGGAAAAGGCAGTCTCTTCTTTTAAAAACCTTTTCCAACATGTACAAGGAGGACAAAGCATTCCTGTATTAGAAGTTCGGAATGTTATGACTACACTTCTTAAAGAAATCGAGGAACAATCTAATCTTTTGTTCATCCTAAAAAAAGCAGATAATCCGAATAACTACTTGTACGAGCACTGTGTAGGTGTGGGCCTACTTAGCTATATTATGGCTAAGTGGATGAAGCTTCCGGAAAAAGAATGGATGCAAGTAGCTTTAGCAGGGGTGCTCATGGATATAGGAAAAACCAAAGTCGATCATAAAATCCTGTGGAAGTCGGGAAAGTTAACACCAAGTGAATTTGAAGAGATGAAGAAACATACCGTTTATGGCTATGAGTTAATTAAATCAGCACAGGGTCTTACCCAGGGCGTTGGATTAGCTGCACTACAACATCATGAACGAGAAGACGGAAGTGGGTATCCATTTGGTATAAAAGGTGATAAAATACATATCTACAGTAAAATAATAGCTGTGGCTGATATGTATCACGCAATGTGCTCTGACCGGTTACATCAAAAGGCAACTTCTCCTTTTCTAGTAGTAGAGCAGTTGCTACAGGATAGTTTCGGTAAGTTAGATCCAAAAGTAGTTCGTGTCTTTGTTAATGGAATTACGCAGTTCTCTATAGGAAGTAAAGTAGAATTAAGTGATGGAACAGTGGGAAAAGTGGTATTTATAAATCAAAATTACCCAACCCGGCCGATGGTTGAAATAAATCAAAGCATCATTAATTTAGCTGATAAGAGAAATGTTTGGATTGTAAAAGCACTGGTCTAA